The Opitutales bacterium ASA1 genome window below encodes:
- the prmA gene encoding 50S ribosomal protein L11 methyltransferase yields the protein MSLHEVRAVVPIEAVETVDDLLLEFGDERWSVFEDIVTRTAFVLGVFEDSTEASAGWEAVSPRFEGLAVGKPEFRELADADWRESYKLHFKPWRIGRLHWVPVWERDTYALPAGDQVVWLDPGMAFGTGNHETTRLCVERMVELARAGVVPSSVVDAGCGSGILAISAVKLGFGAVAGFDNDPEAVRVAVENAELNAVADRVDFRIGDLDTGFGGRRWALVLANIQADVLMRFAARLLAAVEPGGVLVLSGILAQENEAVRACFAAQAPDARFEHRTLGEWSDVLVRT from the coding sequence ATGTCCCTGCACGAAGTTCGCGCCGTGGTTCCCATCGAAGCGGTGGAGACCGTCGACGATTTGTTGCTCGAGTTCGGTGACGAACGTTGGAGCGTATTCGAAGACATTGTCACCCGCACCGCCTTCGTCCTCGGCGTGTTCGAAGACTCGACCGAAGCGAGTGCTGGTTGGGAGGCCGTCTCTCCCCGGTTCGAAGGACTCGCAGTGGGCAAGCCGGAGTTTCGCGAACTCGCCGATGCCGACTGGCGCGAGAGCTACAAACTGCACTTCAAACCGTGGCGCATCGGCCGGCTCCACTGGGTGCCGGTTTGGGAGCGCGACACCTACGCGCTCCCCGCGGGCGACCAAGTCGTGTGGCTCGATCCCGGCATGGCCTTCGGGACCGGCAACCACGAGACCACGCGTCTCTGCGTCGAGCGCATGGTCGAACTCGCGCGCGCCGGCGTCGTACCGTCGAGCGTCGTCGATGCCGGTTGCGGCTCCGGCATCCTCGCGATCTCGGCGGTGAAACTCGGCTTCGGTGCGGTGGCCGGTTTCGACAACGACCCCGAAGCCGTGCGCGTGGCTGTGGAGAACGCCGAACTCAACGCCGTGGCGGATCGGGTGGACTTCCGTATCGGAGACCTGGATACGGGGTTCGGCGGGCGCCGCTGGGCGCTCGTGCTCGCCAACATCCAGGCCGACGTGTTGATGCGCTTCGCCGCGCGCTTGCTCGCCGCGGTCGAACCCGGCGGCGTGCTCGTGCTCAGCGGCATCCTCGCGCAGGAGAACGAGGCCGTGCGGGCATGCTTCGCCGCGCAGGCGCCGGACGCTCGTTTCGAGCATCGCACGCTCGGCGAGTGGTCGGACGTGCTCGTGCGGACGTAG
- the dnaJ gene encoding molecular chaperone DnaJ, whose amino-acid sequence MSKVKEDYYELLGTSKTATADEIKKAYRKMAMKYHPDRNPGNKEAEEMFKKISEAYEVLADEQKRAAYDRYGHAAFQGGGGGAPRGGAGGFHDPFDIFKEVFGGGGGGGGGIFDEIFGGGGGGSRGGPQRGADLRYDLEISLEEAANGVEKEISFRKPTSCEHCNGSGAEPGSRSTRCQTCGGSGQVTTSRGFFTFRQTCPTCEGAGTRIEKPCGHCNGQGRVNATTKIKVRVPAGVDTGSKLRSAGNGEAGGHGGPSGDLYIVIHVADHDVFERQGDDLFVEIPIKFTLAALGGTIQVPTLTGKATLKVPPGTQSGTTFRLRGKGMPNLRGGYQGDQLLRVHVEVPTTLSNDQRKKLEEFAVLCGDADEPMSKSFFEKAKRFFQ is encoded by the coding sequence ATGAGCAAGGTCAAAGAGGACTACTACGAGCTTCTCGGCACGAGCAAGACGGCCACTGCGGACGAGATCAAAAAGGCCTACCGCAAGATGGCCATGAAGTACCACCCGGACCGCAATCCGGGAAACAAGGAAGCGGAGGAGATGTTCAAGAAGATCTCCGAAGCCTACGAGGTGCTGGCCGACGAGCAGAAGCGTGCCGCCTACGACCGTTACGGACACGCTGCCTTCCAAGGCGGCGGCGGAGGTGCTCCCCGCGGCGGCGCGGGTGGCTTCCATGATCCGTTCGACATCTTCAAGGAAGTCTTCGGCGGCGGCGGTGGCGGGGGGGGCGGCATCTTCGACGAGATCTTCGGCGGCGGAGGTGGTGGATCGCGTGGCGGACCGCAACGCGGCGCCGACCTGCGCTACGATTTGGAGATCTCCCTCGAAGAGGCGGCCAACGGCGTGGAGAAGGAAATTTCGTTCCGCAAACCCACGTCCTGCGAGCACTGCAACGGCAGTGGTGCCGAGCCCGGTTCGCGTTCCACGCGTTGCCAGACTTGCGGTGGATCGGGACAGGTCACCACTTCGCGCGGCTTCTTCACCTTCCGGCAGACCTGCCCGACCTGCGAAGGCGCGGGCACGCGTATCGAGAAACCCTGCGGGCACTGCAACGGCCAGGGACGCGTCAACGCCACGACCAAGATCAAGGTCCGCGTCCCTGCCGGCGTCGATACCGGGTCCAAGTTGCGCAGCGCCGGCAACGGAGAAGCCGGTGGGCACGGCGGCCCGTCCGGCGATCTCTACATCGTCATCCACGTCGCCGATCACGACGTCTTCGAGCGGCAGGGCGACGACCTGTTCGTCGAGATCCCGATCAAGTTCACGCTCGCCGCCCTCGGCGGTACGATCCAAGTGCCGACGCTCACCGGCAAGGCCACCCTCAAGGTCCCGCCGGGCACGCAATCCGGCACGACTTTCCGACTGCGCGGCAAGGGCATGCCCAACCTTCGCGGCGGCTACCAAGGTGACCAACTCCTGCGCGTCCACGTCGAGGTTCCGACAACACTCTCCAACGATCAGCGCAAGAAGCTCGAGGAGTTCGCCGTGCTCTGTGGCGACGCCGACGAGCCCATGAGCAAGAGCTTCTTCGAGAAAGCCAAACGCTTCTTCCAATGA
- a CDS encoding class I mannose-6-phosphate isomerase, with translation MFGPLEFRPLYQERVWGGRFFEQALGRDLPEGKTIGESWEIVDRPEAQSVVARGPLEGKSLRELVQAHPEAMVGAGWPAERPFPILVKWLDCQDRLSLQVHPPASVADELGGEPKTENWYVAGTNGDSALIVGLREGVTREQFQQGIADATLESLVHRFPVQAGDSILVESGRLHAIDAGNLILEIQQNSDTTYRVYDWGRVGLDGKPRQLHVEQSMRCIDFADFEPEPLRASAVAGESVLADCREFRIRRIAREADAPLVLGDPEAEAPAASLLHVVKGAVEVTWEGGRTTVLAGSNVLVAADGTYSGRAVSETVVLVTDRFSQP, from the coding sequence ATGTTCGGTCCTTTGGAGTTTCGTCCTCTTTATCAGGAGCGTGTCTGGGGTGGTCGCTTCTTCGAGCAAGCGCTCGGTCGCGACTTGCCGGAGGGCAAAACGATCGGCGAGAGCTGGGAGATCGTCGATCGGCCCGAAGCGCAATCGGTGGTCGCGCGCGGTCCGCTGGAGGGCAAGAGCCTGCGCGAACTCGTGCAGGCGCATCCCGAGGCGATGGTGGGCGCGGGTTGGCCGGCGGAGCGACCGTTTCCGATCCTCGTGAAGTGGCTCGACTGTCAGGACCGTCTGAGCCTGCAAGTGCACCCGCCGGCCTCCGTGGCCGACGAACTCGGTGGCGAACCGAAGACGGAGAACTGGTACGTGGCCGGCACCAACGGGGACTCGGCGCTCATCGTCGGTTTGCGCGAAGGCGTGACGCGCGAGCAGTTTCAACAGGGCATCGCGGATGCGACGCTGGAGTCGCTCGTGCATCGTTTTCCGGTGCAGGCGGGCGACTCGATCTTGGTCGAGAGCGGTCGCCTCCATGCGATCGATGCCGGCAACCTCATCCTCGAAATCCAACAAAACTCCGACACGACGTATCGCGTCTACGATTGGGGACGCGTCGGTCTGGACGGGAAGCCGCGGCAATTGCACGTCGAGCAATCGATGCGCTGCATCGACTTCGCGGACTTCGAACCGGAGCCGTTGCGCGCATCCGCAGTAGCTGGCGAATCGGTGCTGGCGGATTGCCGCGAGTTTCGCATCCGGAGGATCGCGCGTGAAGCGGACGCGCCTCTCGTGCTCGGCGATCCGGAGGCCGAGGCACCTGCGGCGAGTTTGTTGCATGTCGTGAAGGGTGCCGTGGAGGTGACCTGGGAAGGTGGTCGCACGACCGTCCTCGCCGGTTCCAACGTCCTCGTGGCGGCCGATGGCACCTACTCCGGTCGGGCCGTGTCGGAGACCGTGGTCCTCGTCACCGATCGTTTTTCGCAACCCTGA
- the argC gene encoding N-acetyl-gamma-glutamyl-phosphate reductase yields MSTSIKVFVDGSEGTTGLQIHERLALRRDVELITIDPERRKDPAARAECLNSADVAFLCLPDAAAREAVALVRNPDTVLIDASTAHRTDPAWAYGLPELGVDYRARIRASNRIAVTGCHAAAYLLGVRPLVDAGLLPAGQRLSAFSLTGYSGGGKKMIAEYEAAEPGERLASPRPYALGLAHKHLPEMRVHSGLENPPVFNPVVGAFYKGLAVTVPLALDALPRSPKPGDLHAALARAYAGEAFVRVLPLADESVLDAGFLDVQACNDTNRADVFVFGHDTQAAIVVRLDNLGKGASGAAIQCMNLRFGLDESTGLASGV; encoded by the coding sequence ATGAGCACGAGCATCAAGGTATTCGTCGACGGTTCTGAAGGCACCACGGGATTGCAGATCCACGAGCGCCTTGCGCTGCGGCGCGACGTCGAGTTGATCACGATCGATCCCGAGCGTCGCAAGGATCCCGCCGCCCGAGCCGAGTGCCTGAACTCCGCCGACGTCGCGTTTCTCTGCCTGCCCGACGCTGCGGCACGTGAAGCCGTCGCGCTCGTACGCAATCCCGACACGGTCCTGATCGACGCCAGCACGGCGCACCGCACCGATCCCGCTTGGGCATACGGATTGCCCGAACTCGGGGTCGACTACCGCGCCCGCATCCGCGCGTCGAACCGCATCGCGGTGACCGGTTGCCACGCCGCCGCCTATCTGCTCGGCGTGCGGCCGCTCGTCGACGCCGGACTTTTGCCCGCCGGGCAGAGGCTCAGTGCGTTTTCCCTCACCGGCTACAGCGGTGGCGGCAAGAAGATGATCGCCGAATACGAAGCGGCTGAGCCCGGAGAACGACTCGCGAGCCCGCGGCCCTACGCGCTCGGTCTCGCGCACAAACACCTGCCCGAGATGCGGGTGCACAGCGGCCTCGAAAACCCACCGGTCTTCAACCCGGTCGTCGGAGCGTTCTACAAGGGCCTCGCCGTGACGGTGCCGCTCGCGCTCGACGCGCTGCCGCGCTCGCCGAAACCCGGCGACCTCCATGCCGCGCTCGCCCGCGCCTACGCCGGCGAGGCGTTCGTGCGCGTGCTCCCTCTCGCCGACGAGTCCGTGCTGGATGCCGGCTTCCTCGACGTGCAGGCGTGCAACGACACCAACCGAGCCGACGTGTTTGTCTTCGGCCACGACACACAGGCCGCGATCGTCGTGCGCCTCGACAATCTCGGCAAGGGTGCGTCCGGTGCCGCCATCCAGTGCATGAATCTCCGCTTCGGTCTCGACGAGTCCACCGGCCTCGCGAGCGGAGTCTGA
- the purN gene encoding phosphoribosylglycinamide formyltransferase — translation MTESRPMRVVILGSGRGSNAEALLRAQAADRLGRARIVQIFSDRPDAGILALGPRFGVPADFVDPAPYKTKLEGAAEEHYITSITASEPDLIVLAGFMRVLKPRLLGAFEGKIVNLHPSLLPVFPGLDGIGQAWRAGVRVTGCTVHLVTGEVDGGPILDQAAVRIDDTDTLETLTQKVHAAEHALLPDVVARIAAHGVAALLPRRR, via the coding sequence ATGACCGAATCACGGCCGATGCGCGTGGTCATCCTCGGCTCCGGGCGCGGCTCCAACGCCGAAGCGCTTCTGCGCGCCCAAGCGGCCGATCGGCTCGGTCGCGCCCGCATCGTGCAGATATTCTCCGACCGGCCCGACGCCGGGATCCTCGCTCTCGGTCCGCGCTTCGGTGTGCCCGCGGACTTCGTCGATCCCGCGCCCTACAAGACCAAGCTCGAGGGCGCGGCCGAGGAGCACTACATCACGTCGATCACCGCCAGCGAACCGGACCTGATCGTGCTCGCGGGCTTCATGCGAGTGCTCAAGCCACGCCTGCTCGGCGCGTTCGAAGGCAAGATCGTCAACCTCCACCCGAGCCTCCTGCCGGTGTTTCCCGGCCTCGACGGCATCGGCCAAGCGTGGCGTGCCGGCGTGCGCGTGACCGGCTGCACCGTGCACCTCGTCACCGGCGAGGTCGACGGCGGGCCGATCCTCGATCAGGCCGCGGTCCGTATCGACGATACGGATACGCTGGAGACGCTCACGCAGAAGGTCCACGCCGCCGAGCACGCGCTTCTTCCGGACGTGGTCGCGCGAATCGCCGCACACGGCGTCGCTGCGCTGTTGCCGCGTAGGCGCTGA
- the grpE gene encoding nucleotide exchange factor GrpE encodes MTFPVTDMTDASKPNDSSSTETEIPNTEPVDAAGAASSGSDNPASEPTAADSSATSGEIEKLRAEREELYTRYLRAVADLDNYRRRVQREKDELRQFAVRDLVESLLPVVENLGLAVASARTATDPQVIVTGVSMVLEQFRTALDGVGLVAVDPQPGAEFDPHQHESIAHAPSDAVAAEKILQVTRVGYSLKGRLLRPASVVLSSGPAAGATPDSRA; translated from the coding sequence GTGACGTTTCCCGTCACGGACATGACAGACGCCAGCAAACCCAACGACTCCTCCTCCACCGAGACCGAGATCCCGAACACGGAGCCGGTCGATGCTGCCGGTGCGGCTTCTTCCGGATCCGACAACCCGGCCTCCGAACCAACTGCCGCCGATTCGTCCGCGACCAGCGGCGAGATCGAGAAACTCCGCGCCGAACGCGAGGAACTCTACACCCGCTACCTGCGCGCCGTCGCGGACCTCGACAACTACCGTCGCCGCGTCCAACGCGAGAAGGACGAGCTTCGGCAGTTCGCCGTCCGCGACCTCGTCGAGAGCCTCCTCCCGGTCGTGGAAAACCTCGGTCTCGCCGTCGCCTCGGCTCGCACCGCGACCGACCCACAAGTGATCGTCACGGGCGTATCGATGGTCCTCGAACAATTTCGCACCGCGCTCGACGGGGTGGGGCTCGTCGCCGTCGACCCACAGCCAGGCGCGGAGTTCGATCCGCATCAACACGAGTCCATCGCGCACGCTCCCAGCGACGCCGTGGCGGCCGAGAAGATCCTGCAGGTCACCCGCGTCGGCTATTCGCTCAAGGGGCGGCTCTTGCGCCCTGCGAGCGTCGTCCTCTCCAGCGGTCCGGCGGCGGGCGCAACTCCGGATTCCCGAGCGTGA